From Salvelinus namaycush isolate Seneca chromosome 27, SaNama_1.0, whole genome shotgun sequence, the proteins below share one genomic window:
- the anxa14 gene encoding annexin A2, protein MSWGTLGTIRPFLNFHAKKDALNIQAALEQKDTLTLIKILTNRSNAQRQIIAQTFKTITEKELSSGLKKALSGELENLLLALLMTPLQFEAYRLRQSMEGIGTDEEGLLEIMCTRSPNVLANITSTYKEQYNKDLETDLKGETSGDFAKLVLALLKKKKVVGMVQRDTEALAEAINQAKADPGPWITILTTRDSEHLNKVFVNLESEKRETVDEAIEKAFSGDVRLGLKTLVRCIQSPNLYLAQRLETMKAAIVQGVMVSHSEEDLLCVRVAYLRQTGTSLYTALQKQFKGDHLQALLAICRSED, encoded by the exons ATGTCCTGGGGTACCTTGGGTACTATAAGGCCCTTCCTTAACTTCCATGCTAAGAAAGATGCTCTGAACATTCAGGCTGCCCTGGAACAGAAAG ACACACTTACTCTGATAAAAATCCTGACCAACCGTAGCAATGCTCAAAGACAAATCATCGCTCAGACCTTCAAAACCATCACAGAGAAG GAGCTGTCCTCTGGGCTGAAGAAGGCCCTGTCTGGGGAGTTGGAGAATTTGCTGTTGGCCTTGCTGATGACCCCACTGCAGTTTGAGGCCTATCGTCTGAGACAATCCATGGAG GGCATTGGTACAGATGAGGAGGGTTTGCTAGAGATTATGTGCACCAGGTCACCCAATGTGCTTGCCAACATCACCTCTACCTACAAGGAGC AGTATAATAAGGATCTAGAGACGGACCTGAAGGGTGAGACCAGTGGGGACTTTGCCAAACTCGTTCTGGCCTTACTCAAG AAGAAAAAGGTCGTAGGAATGGTACAAAGAGACACAGAG GCTCTCGCTGAAGCTATCAATCAGGCGAAGGCAGATCCTGGACCGTGGATCACCATTCTGACTACCAGAGACTCTGAACATCTtaacaaag TGTTCGTCAATTTGGAGAGTGAGAAGCGAGAGACAGTGGATGAAGCAATAGAGAAGGCATTCAGTGGAGATGTGAGACTTGGGCTGAAAACATtgg TGCGTTGCATACAGAGCCCAAACCTCTACCTGGCTCAGAGACTGGAGACCATGAAG GCAGCTATAGTCCAGGGGGTGATGGTGTCCCACAGTGAGGAGGATCTGCTGTGTGTGAGAGTGGCTTatctcagacagacaggcacctcACTCTATACAGCCCtacag aaacaATTCAAAGGAGATCACCTACAAGCACTGCTGGCTATCTGTCGATCTGAAGACTAA